A region of Chloroflexaceae bacterium DNA encodes the following proteins:
- a CDS encoding DNA methyltransferase, whose translation MDYREASPYPATAPDEQTNDRRVSNGDINKLFDQDRPAHGWYRFVLSFPPHLVRDYVRRFDLRDHHRVLDPFCGTGTTLVECKKLGVPSTGFEANPLAHFAGQVKVDWSPDPESLVKHSEHVAEIALRILEEDGITDNPLLNQITENDLTDKSLRTINPELMQLLLANSISPLPLHKVLVLLDCLRQNADPRFERHQRLALAKALAFSISNLHFGPEVGIGPKKLDAPVIAAWLDGIYVMARDLRQLQQFDRTEAVVYHADARRISDVLQNSSIDAVITSPPYPNEKDYTRTTRLESVLLGFIQSKTELRALKQNLLRSNTRNVYRADNDDQWVASFPKIQHLADAIEARRAELQKTSGFERLYAKVAKLYFGGIARHLADLRAVLRPGAQLAYVVGDQASYFRVMIRTGELLADIAQTLGYEVVSIDLFRTRIATATRAQLREEVVVLRWPGSAISLV comes from the coding sequence ATGGATTATCGCGAAGCGAGCCCCTATCCGGCAACAGCGCCTGATGAACAAACGAATGATCGCCGCGTAAGCAACGGCGACATCAACAAACTGTTTGACCAGGATCGGCCTGCTCACGGCTGGTATCGTTTCGTGCTTTCCTTCCCTCCGCACCTGGTTCGTGATTATGTGCGGCGATTTGATCTCCGAGATCATCACCGTGTTCTCGACCCATTTTGCGGTACCGGCACAACGCTGGTTGAATGTAAGAAGTTAGGCGTTCCAAGTACAGGTTTCGAAGCGAACCCATTGGCGCATTTTGCAGGACAGGTCAAAGTTGACTGGTCTCCCGATCCCGAAAGTCTCGTGAAACATTCCGAGCATGTGGCAGAAATTGCGTTAAGAATACTCGAAGAGGATGGGATTACAGATAATCCTTTGCTTAACCAAATAACTGAGAATGACCTTACAGATAAGAGTCTACGAACTATCAATCCGGAGCTTATGCAGCTCTTACTCGCCAACTCCATCAGTCCCCTTCCATTACACAAGGTTCTTGTCCTTCTCGATTGCTTACGACAAAACGCAGATCCGCGATTTGAAAGACATCAGCGACTCGCGCTTGCGAAAGCCCTGGCGTTCTCTATTAGCAACCTGCATTTTGGGCCAGAAGTTGGGATTGGCCCAAAGAAGCTGGATGCTCCAGTTATCGCCGCCTGGTTAGATGGCATCTATGTAATGGCGAGAGATCTGCGACAGTTACAGCAGTTCGATCGCACAGAAGCGGTAGTATATCATGCAGACGCCCGACGAATATCAGATGTGTTGCAAAACAGTTCGATCGATGCGGTCATCACTTCTCCTCCTTATCCAAATGAAAAAGATTACACTCGAACAACGCGACTTGAGAGCGTACTGCTTGGATTTATTCAGAGTAAGACAGAACTGCGGGCTCTGAAACAAAATCTTTTGCGCTCTAATACTCGCAATGTGTACAGGGCGGATAATGACGACCAATGGGTGGCATCATTCCCCAAAATCCAACATCTTGCTGACGCAATTGAGGCTCGACGCGCCGAATTACAAAAAACTTCAGGTTTTGAACGACTATACGCAAAAGTTGCGAAACTCTACTTTGGGGGCATAGCACGGCATCTTGCCGATCTGCGTGCCGTTTTACGTCCAGGGGCACAGCTAGCATATGTTGTCGGCGATCAGGCTTCCTATTTTCGAGTGATGATACGAACAGGCGAACTCCTGGCAGATATAGCGCAAACTCTGGGCTATGAGGTCGTAAGCATAGATCTCTTTCGCACACGCATCGCTACCGCAACCAGAGCGCAGTTGCGAGAAGAGGTTGTTGTTTTGCGCTGGCCCGGTAGCGCTATAAGTTTGGTCTAA